In one window of Amblyraja radiata isolate CabotCenter1 chromosome 29, sAmbRad1.1.pri, whole genome shotgun sequence DNA:
- the sh3gl1 gene encoding endophilin-A2 isoform X1, whose protein sequence is MSVAGLKKQFYKASQLVSEKVGGAEGTKLDEDFKEMERKVDITSKAVADVLTKTTEYLQPNPASRAKLTMLNTVSKIRGQVKNPGYPQPEGLLGESMIKFGRDLGDEANFGGALIDVGESMKRMAEVKDSLDIEVKQNFIDPLQSLCDKDFKEIQHHLKKLEGRRLDYDYKKKRQGKIPEEEIRQALEKFDESKDVAETSMYNLLETDIEQVSQMSALVEAQLDYHKQAVQILDELSDKLKERIRDASGRPKREYQPKPRSTYTEYGEADHPNGGFSFSGSTKSHASFRSDKPSRTSSGSPSHLDQPCCKALYDFEPENEGELGFKEGDTITLTNQIDDNWYEGMLHGQSGFFPVNYVDVLVPLPQ, encoded by the exons CTTGTCAGCGAAAAGGTGGGTGGTGCTGAAGGAACCAAACTTGATGAAGACTTCAAAGAAATGGAACGG AAAGTGGACATTACCAGCAAAGCTGTGGCTGATGTCCTTACAAAAACCACAGAGTACCTGCAACCAAATCCAG CATCCAGAGCTAAATTAACAATGCTGAATACAGTATCAAAGATTCGTGGGCAGGTAAAAAACCCAGGCTACCCTCAACCAGAAGGACTTCTTGGAGAATCTATGATTAAATTTGGAAGGGATCTTGGTGACGAAGCAAATTTTG GAGGGGCTCTCATTGATGTCGGTGAATCAATGAAGCGAATGGCCGAGGTTAAAGATTCCCTGGATATCGAAGTCAAACAGAACTTTATTGATCCATTACAAAGTCTATGCGATAAAGATTTTAAAGAAATTCAG CATCATTTGAAGAAACTGGAAGGTCGCCGCCTGGACTACGACTACAAGAAGAAACGACAGGGAAAAATTCCTGAGGAGGAGATAAGACAAGCTTTGGAAAAATTTGATGAATCCAAAGATGTGGCAGAAACCAGCATGTACAATCTTTTAGAAACTGAT ATCGAGCAAGTGAGCCAAATGTCAGCCCTAGTGGAAGCACAACTGGATTATCACAAACAAGCTGTACAAATTTTGGATGAGCTCTCTGATAAATTAAAAGAGAG GATAAGGGATGCGTCAGGTCGTCCTAAACGGGAATACCAGCCTAAACCTAGAAGCACGTACACAGAATATGGAGAGGCAGACCATCCCAATGGAGGTTTCTCCTTCAGTGGGTCAACAAAATCACACG CCTCCTTCCGTTCTGACAAGCCCAGTAGGACAAGCAGCGGATCCCCCT CCCACCTAGACCAACCGTGCTGCAAGGCCCTGTACGACTTTGAGCCAGAGAATGAAGGGGAACTCGGCTTCAAGGAAGGTGACACCATCACTTTGACCAATCAGATCGACGACAACTGGTATGAAGGAATGCTCCACGGCCAATCGGGCTTCTTTCCAGTCAACTATGTGGATGTGCTGGTCCCGTTACCTCAGTAA
- the sh3gl1 gene encoding endophilin-A2 isoform X2, translated as MSVAGLKKQFYKASQLVSEKVGGAEGTKLDEDFKEMERKVDITSKAVADVLTKTTEYLQPNPASRAKLTMLNTVSKIRGQVKNPGYPQPEGLLGESMIKFGRDLGDEANFGGALIDVGESMKRMAEVKDSLDIEVKQNFIDPLQSLCDKDFKEIQHHLKKLEGRRLDYDYKKKRQGKIPEEEIRQALEKFDESKDVAETSMYNLLETDIEQVSQMSALVEAQLDYHKQAVQILDELSDKLKERIRDASGRPKREYQPKPRSTYTEYGEADHPNGGFSFSGSTKSHAHLDQPCCKALYDFEPENEGELGFKEGDTITLTNQIDDNWYEGMLHGQSGFFPVNYVDVLVPLPQ; from the exons CTTGTCAGCGAAAAGGTGGGTGGTGCTGAAGGAACCAAACTTGATGAAGACTTCAAAGAAATGGAACGG AAAGTGGACATTACCAGCAAAGCTGTGGCTGATGTCCTTACAAAAACCACAGAGTACCTGCAACCAAATCCAG CATCCAGAGCTAAATTAACAATGCTGAATACAGTATCAAAGATTCGTGGGCAGGTAAAAAACCCAGGCTACCCTCAACCAGAAGGACTTCTTGGAGAATCTATGATTAAATTTGGAAGGGATCTTGGTGACGAAGCAAATTTTG GAGGGGCTCTCATTGATGTCGGTGAATCAATGAAGCGAATGGCCGAGGTTAAAGATTCCCTGGATATCGAAGTCAAACAGAACTTTATTGATCCATTACAAAGTCTATGCGATAAAGATTTTAAAGAAATTCAG CATCATTTGAAGAAACTGGAAGGTCGCCGCCTGGACTACGACTACAAGAAGAAACGACAGGGAAAAATTCCTGAGGAGGAGATAAGACAAGCTTTGGAAAAATTTGATGAATCCAAAGATGTGGCAGAAACCAGCATGTACAATCTTTTAGAAACTGAT ATCGAGCAAGTGAGCCAAATGTCAGCCCTAGTGGAAGCACAACTGGATTATCACAAACAAGCTGTACAAATTTTGGATGAGCTCTCTGATAAATTAAAAGAGAG GATAAGGGATGCGTCAGGTCGTCCTAAACGGGAATACCAGCCTAAACCTAGAAGCACGTACACAGAATATGGAGAGGCAGACCATCCCAATGGAGGTTTCTCCTTCAGTGGGTCAACAAAATCACACG CCCACCTAGACCAACCGTGCTGCAAGGCCCTGTACGACTTTGAGCCAGAGAATGAAGGGGAACTCGGCTTCAAGGAAGGTGACACCATCACTTTGACCAATCAGATCGACGACAACTGGTATGAAGGAATGCTCCACGGCCAATCGGGCTTCTTTCCAGTCAACTATGTGGATGTGCTGGTCCCGTTACCTCAGTAA